One Streptosporangium sp. NBC_01495 DNA window includes the following coding sequences:
- a CDS encoding TetR/AcrR family transcriptional regulator: MGVKRADAKFTAKGLAARARIIEHAAELIYTQGVHGTSNELLRKASGVSGSQLTHYFPDKESLVLAVIEWQTERILALHAGSSFAGFDTIDALRQWAAFYVSHERVCQEGCTLGSLAAEIVKADLDVRDRLAADFDRWKDVLRTGLDRMRDRGRIRLDADPERLANLLLAAMQGGMLLAQIARDVTPLRDALTAAIDHVQSFETPQTQTQAPPPA, encoded by the coding sequence ATGGGCGTTAAAAGGGCCGATGCGAAGTTCACGGCCAAGGGGCTCGCGGCCAGGGCGCGCATCATCGAGCACGCGGCGGAGTTGATCTACACCCAGGGCGTGCACGGCACGAGCAACGAGCTGCTGCGCAAGGCCTCAGGCGTCAGTGGATCACAGCTCACCCACTACTTCCCGGACAAGGAAAGTCTCGTGCTCGCGGTGATCGAGTGGCAGACCGAGAGAATCCTCGCCCTGCACGCCGGGTCGAGCTTCGCGGGGTTCGACACCATCGACGCCCTACGACAGTGGGCCGCGTTCTACGTCTCCCATGAGCGTGTGTGCCAGGAGGGCTGCACGCTGGGTTCGCTCGCGGCCGAGATCGTCAAGGCCGATCTCGATGTCCGCGACCGGCTCGCCGCCGACTTCGACCGCTGGAAGGACGTCCTGCGCACCGGACTCGACCGCATGCGCGATCGCGGCCGGATTCGCCTCGACGCCGACCCTGAGCGGCTGGCGAACCTGCTGCTGGCCGCCATGCAGGGGGGCATGCTGCTCGCTCAGATCGCCCGCGACGTCACCCCGCTGCGTGACGCCCTGACCGCCGCCATCGATCATGTGCAGTCCTTCGAAACGCCGCAGACGCAGACGCAGGCGCCGCCCCCCGCATGA